A stretch of Procambarus clarkii isolate CNS0578487 chromosome 80, FALCON_Pclarkii_2.0, whole genome shotgun sequence DNA encodes these proteins:
- the LOC123746378 gene encoding pupal cuticle protein Edg-91-like, producing the protein MTSLVIVAALATSCFVATSAEPSPVAKPSPVAEPGYLGGFGRGFGGFGGGYGGFGGGYGGYGGFYRGKRSAEPVAEPEAEPGYLGGFRGFGGGYGGYGGGYGGYGGGYGGYGGFYRGKRSAEPVAEPEAEPGYRGGFRGFGGIGGGYGGYGGGYGGYGGGYGGYGGFYRGKRSAEPVAEPEAEPGYLGGFRGFGGFGGGYGGYGGGYGGYGGFYRGKRSAEPGYLGGIGGFGRGFGGGYGGYGGYGGYGYYG; encoded by the coding sequence GTGATTGTTGCCGCCCTGGCCACCTCCTGCTTTGTGGCCACaagcgctgagccttccccagtTGCTAAGCCTTCCCCAGTTGCTGAGCCTGGCTACTTAGGGGGATTCGGTCGTGGTTTCGGAGGCTTTGGGGGAGGATACGGCGGCTTCGGTGGAGGTTATGGAGGCTACGGAGGCTTCTATCGTGGAAAGAGGAGCGCTGAGCCTGTTGCTGAGCCTGAAGCTGAGCCCGGTTACCTAGGAGGCTTCAGAGGCTTTGGAGGAGGATATGGAGGCTATGGTGGAGGTTATGGAGGCTATGGTGGAGGTTATGGAGGATACGGAGGCTTCTATCGTGGAAAGAGGAGCGCTGAGCCTGTTGCTGAGCCTGAAGCTGAGCCTGGTTACCGAGGCGGCTTCAGAGGCTTTGGAGGCATCGGTGGAGGATATGGAGGCTATGGTGGAGGTTATGGAGGCTATGGTGGAGGTTATGGAGGATACGGAGGCTTTTATCGTGGAAAGAGGAGCGCTGAGCCTGTTGCTGAGCCTGAAGCTGAGCCTGGTTACCTAGGCGGCTTCAGAGGCTTTGGAGGCTTCGGGGGAGGATATGGAGGCTATGGTGGAGGTTATGGAGGATACGGAGGCTTCTATCGTGGAAAGAGGAGCGCTGAGCCTGGTTACCTAGGCGGAATTGGAGGCTTTGGCAGAGGTTTTGGAGGGGGCTATGGAGGCTACGGAGGCTATGGGGGCTATGGATACTATGGCTGA